The Crocosphaera subtropica ATCC 51142 genome includes a window with the following:
- a CDS encoding DUF3747 domain-containing protein, with the protein MKISRLPLKLATLATVTLGSFIPSNLPVKASTFSETALDQSKVIAIARPYGDDKYDLLVIEQIPDKRDCWAESGSNPVLVDPLLLNYDFTGICRRSTDSNGYSIRLDGNDLGLDYLLRLVRRDGELVLVGTPRTPGYSEIVIGSTKGMADGFMKIHLYPGWQFTKRTYEEKVLGHFYFSGSQAAIAAGGDIPDTPPATTTPVRETPKISFVDVNNNIYQAQIAEAVEMGLVSGFNDNTFRPDQPVTREQLISMAVDAIGTVYKVDLDATPERDVVAFKDVDSSRWSAKKIKWAQWKFLNLGNPNNTLQPSEPITRAELMDTMRRMAIHLRNQLDLPQELQQTQEPLVFSDTSSSWADGVIKEMSAYCGVATPVNEQGTEFAPDEQATRDYTAAAMVRVLECVKAEAEQAAQQNEEAETVTENQQ; encoded by the coding sequence ATGAAAATATCTAGATTACCCCTAAAACTAGCGACTCTGGCCACCGTTACCCTCGGTAGTTTTATCCCTTCAAATCTTCCTGTTAAAGCGTCTACCTTTAGTGAAACCGCTTTAGATCAAAGTAAGGTTATTGCCATCGCCAGACCCTACGGAGATGATAAATATGATCTGTTAGTCATTGAGCAAATTCCCGATAAACGAGATTGTTGGGCCGAAAGTGGTTCTAATCCGGTCTTGGTTGACCCTTTATTACTCAATTATGATTTTACTGGCATTTGTCGTCGTTCTACAGATAGTAACGGTTATTCTATTCGTCTCGATGGAAATGATCTCGGTTTAGATTATTTATTGCGTCTAGTACGTCGTGACGGGGAATTAGTGTTAGTGGGAACCCCCAGAACCCCCGGTTACAGTGAAATTGTTATCGGTAGTACCAAAGGAATGGCCGACGGGTTCATGAAAATTCACCTCTATCCCGGTTGGCAATTTACCAAACGAACCTATGAAGAGAAAGTATTAGGCCACTTCTATTTTAGTGGTTCTCAAGCTGCGATCGCAGCGGGTGGAGATATCCCTGACACTCCTCCTGCCACCACCACCCCTGTGAGAGAAACCCCTAAAATTAGTTTTGTTGATGTTAATAACAACATCTATCAAGCCCAAATTGCTGAAGCGGTGGAAATGGGCTTAGTTTCAGGGTTTAATGATAATACGTTTCGTCCTGACCAACCGGTGACCCGTGAACAGTTGATTTCGATGGCCGTTGATGCCATTGGTACCGTTTACAAAGTGGATTTAGATGCTACACCAGAACGGGACGTTGTTGCCTTCAAAGATGTGGATAGTTCCCGTTGGAGTGCCAAAAAAATTAAATGGGCCCAGTGGAAATTCCTTAATCTTGGTAATCCTAACAACACCTTACAACCCAGTGAACCCATTACTCGGGCTGAGTTAATGGATACCATGCGACGCATGGCTATTCATCTCAGAAATCAGTTAGATTTACCACAGGAATTGCAACAAACCCAAGAACCTCTTGTTTTTTCTGATACCTCTAGTAGTTGGGCAGATGGAGTGATTAAGGAAATGTCGGCTTACTGTGGTGTAGCGACTCCTGTTAATGAACAGGGAACTGAGTTTGCCCCTGATGAACAAGCAACCCGTGACTACACTGCGGCCGCTATGGTTCGAGTTTTAGAATGTGTTAAAGCTGAAGCCGAACAAGCAGCGCAACAAAACGAAGAAGCAGAAACCGTTACGGAAAATCAGCAATAA
- a CDS encoding Ppx/GppA phosphatase family protein → MANSNPLQNNMVSEQTCTLAAIDIGTNSIHMVIVEIDKTLPAFTIISREKDTVRLGERDPKTGNLTEAAIARSLASLRRCKDLADSFNVEHIIAAATSATREAPNGLDFIWQVEEKIGITINLISGYEEARRIYLGVLSGMDFQEKPHVIIDIGGGSTEIVLADAQEPRFLSSTKVGAVRLTNEFISSDPIDETELTYLRAYVRGMLERPIDEVKRKLKLGESPQAVGTSGTIETLVSIHAIQTLGELPSPLQGYQMSRKDLKDMVKKFVSLTYEERVDLSGMSEKRAEIIVAGAVILLEAMTMLDLESITICERALREGMIVDWMLTHGLIEDRLSFQTAVRQRSVYKIARKYQVDLGYGEKVATFAVSLFDQLFGVLHDWEKTERELLWSAAILHNCGVYISHSSHHKHSYYLIRHAELLGFTEIEIETIANIARYHRKSTPKKKHDAYSKLPDQYRKRIKQLSAMLRVAVALDRRQIGAIKDIHCKYDEEYKKLHLHLIPSNPQDDCALELWNLDYKKVVFEDLFDVKIVATVESKG, encoded by the coding sequence ATGGCCAACAGCAACCCCCTGCAAAACAATATGGTTTCTGAACAAACTTGTACCCTGGCTGCCATTGATATTGGCACCAACTCCATTCACATGGTAATTGTGGAAATTGATAAAACCTTACCCGCTTTTACCATCATTTCACGGGAAAAAGATACAGTCCGCTTAGGAGAGAGAGATCCCAAAACCGGCAATTTAACCGAAGCAGCGATCGCCCGTTCTTTAGCTTCTCTTCGGCGATGTAAAGACTTAGCAGACAGTTTTAATGTAGAACATATTATTGCGGCCGCCACCAGTGCCACCCGAGAAGCACCCAATGGGTTAGACTTTATCTGGCAGGTTGAAGAAAAAATCGGTATTACGATTAATTTGATTTCGGGGTATGAAGAAGCCCGTCGCATCTATTTAGGGGTGTTATCGGGGATGGATTTTCAGGAAAAACCCCACGTTATCATTGATATTGGAGGCGGTTCAACGGAAATTGTCCTAGCAGATGCCCAAGAACCCCGATTTTTAAGCAGTACCAAAGTAGGGGCCGTTCGTCTGACCAATGAGTTTATCAGTAGTGATCCCATTGATGAGACAGAATTGACCTATTTGCGGGCTTATGTGCGAGGAATGTTAGAAAGGCCTATCGATGAAGTTAAACGGAAATTGAAACTAGGAGAAAGTCCACAAGCTGTCGGTACATCAGGAACCATCGAAACGTTAGTTAGTATCCATGCAATACAAACGTTGGGGGAACTACCTAGTCCCTTACAGGGATATCAAATGAGTCGGAAAGACCTCAAAGATATGGTCAAAAAATTCGTTTCTTTGACCTATGAAGAACGGGTTGATCTATCAGGAATGTCCGAAAAAAGGGCTGAGATCATTGTTGCCGGGGCGGTCATTCTTTTAGAAGCCATGACCATGTTAGACCTAGAAAGTATTACCATTTGTGAAAGGGCTTTACGAGAAGGAATGATCGTTGATTGGATGTTAACCCACGGACTCATTGAAGATCGACTCAGTTTTCAAACCGCCGTTCGTCAAAGAAGTGTTTATAAAATTGCTCGTAAGTATCAAGTTGATCTTGGTTATGGAGAAAAGGTGGCTACTTTTGCCGTTAGTTTATTTGATCAACTTTTTGGGGTTCTCCATGACTGGGAAAAAACCGAACGGGAATTATTATGGTCAGCAGCGATTTTACATAATTGTGGTGTTTACATTAGTCATTCGTCCCATCATAAACACTCTTATTATTTGATTCGTCATGCAGAATTATTAGGGTTTACAGAAATCGAAATTGAAACCATTGCTAATATTGCCCGTTATCACCGAAAAAGTACCCCTAAGAAAAAACATGACGCTTATAGTAAATTACCTGATCAATATCGTAAACGGATTAAACAATTAAGTGCTATGTTACGGGTGGCTGTGGCTTTAGATCGTCGGCAAATTGGTGCGATCAAGGACATCCATTGTAAATATGATGAAGAATATAAAAAGCTGCATTTACATCTTATTCCCTCTAATCCACAAGATGATTGTGCTTTAGAATTATGGAATCTAGACTATAAGAAAGTTGTCTTTGAAGATTTATTTGATGTCAAAATTGTTGCCACCGTAGAATCAAAAGGATAG
- a CDS encoding RNA polymerase sigma factor, RpoD/SigA family, with product MNTTQMMQTESNNEFNPSQIETVEFEQTEHELQSVEVEISSLSDELGNQYPEGYRKTVSDDTVGAFFKEMSRYPLLNAEEEVELAHHVQFLVQAEETRQQLQEALQHSPSKAEWAKAMGFETQKQFEHRLHRGRTAKRKMIRSNLRLVVSIAKRYLNRGVPFLDLIQEGAIGLNRAAEKFDPNKGYKFSTYAYWWIRQAITRTIANDARTIRLPIHVVEKLNKLKKAQRVLKQKLQRNPNEKELADELEVSPSQLRQLLQLRRQSLSLNHRVGKGEDTELVDLLEDQDLQLPEELMNEGMLRYEVSAVLSDVLTQREKDVISLRYGLCTSQPHTLEEVGGIFNLSRERVRQIQSKAMRKLRRPQVARRLKGWLH from the coding sequence ATGAATACGACACAAATGATGCAAACGGAATCCAACAATGAATTCAACCCTTCTCAAATCGAAACAGTGGAATTTGAACAAACGGAACATGAATTGCAATCTGTCGAAGTAGAAATTTCCTCTTTATCTGATGAGTTAGGTAATCAATATCCAGAGGGATATCGTAAAACGGTTTCAGATGATACAGTTGGGGCATTTTTTAAAGAAATGTCTCGCTATCCCCTGTTAAATGCAGAAGAGGAGGTGGAGTTAGCCCATCATGTTCAATTTTTAGTGCAAGCAGAAGAAACCAGACAACAACTCCAAGAAGCGTTGCAACATTCCCCCAGTAAAGCAGAATGGGCTAAAGCGATGGGGTTTGAGACGCAAAAGCAATTTGAACATCGTTTGCATCGGGGACGGACGGCTAAACGGAAAATGATTCGTTCTAATTTGCGCTTAGTGGTATCCATTGCTAAACGTTATCTTAATCGTGGTGTTCCTTTTCTGGATTTAATTCAAGAAGGGGCGATCGGTTTAAATCGCGCAGCCGAAAAATTTGACCCCAACAAAGGCTATAAATTCTCAACCTATGCTTATTGGTGGATTCGTCAGGCGATCACTAGAACCATCGCCAATGATGCAAGAACCATTCGTTTACCGATTCATGTTGTCGAAAAATTAAACAAACTCAAAAAAGCCCAACGGGTTCTTAAACAAAAATTACAACGCAACCCTAATGAAAAAGAACTGGCAGATGAGTTAGAAGTGAGTCCTTCTCAACTGCGTCAATTATTGCAACTCCGTCGACAATCTTTGTCTTTAAATCATCGGGTTGGTAAAGGAGAAGACACCGAATTAGTAGATTTGCTTGAAGATCAAGACTTACAACTCCCTGAAGAACTGATGAATGAGGGAATGTTACGTTATGAAGTCTCAGCAGTATTAAGTGATGTCTTAACCCAACGGGAAAAGGATGTTATTTCTTTGCGTTACGGGTTATGCACTTCTCAACCTCACACCTTAGAAGAAGTAGGGGGAATTTTTAACCTTTCTCGTGAAAGAGTTCGTCAAATTCAAAGTAAAGCCATGCGGAAGTTACGTCGGCCTCAAGTGGCCCGTCGTTTGAAAGGATGGCTTCATTGA
- a CDS encoding chlorophyll a/b-binding protein, translating to MTSRSYVTEEQGRLNNYAIEPKMYVDQKKQFGFNKYAEKLNGRLAMIGFISLLAFESLTGQGLVTWLTNL from the coding sequence ATGACTTCTCGCAGTTATGTAACCGAAGAACAAGGCCGTTTAAATAACTATGCTATTGAACCAAAAATGTATGTTGACCAAAAGAAACAATTTGGATTTAACAAATATGCAGAAAAACTCAATGGTCGCCTTGCTATGATTGGTTTTATTTCGTTATTAGCCTTTGAAAGCTTAACGGGACAAGGTTTAGTAACTTGGCTAACCAATCTCTAG
- a CDS encoding NAD(P)H-quinone oxidoreductase subunit F: MIEALSQTIWLVPLYALMGGILAIPWSPGIIRETGPRPSGYVNILMTLIALIHSLVTLIETWGKPASYLSFSWLHAADLNITFDIEISTITLSALVLITALNLLAQIYAIGYMEMDWGWARFYSLLALFEAGMCTLVLCNSLFFSYVVLEILTLGTYLLIGLWFNQSLVVTGARDAFLTKRVGDLILLMGVVALLPLAGTWNYNELAIWAQTATISPTTATLLCLALIAGPLAKCAQFPLHLWLDEAMEGPMPATILRNTVVVSTGAWVLIKLQPVLALSGIASNFMICVGAVTAIGASLIAIAQIDIKRSLSYSVSAYMGLVFIAVGTQQDTVALKLLLTYAIAMSLLVMSVGGVVLNTITQDLTQYGGLWSRRPLSGICFLVGAASLVAFPPLGCFWTLTEMADNLWLSYPQLVVVMLLVNGLTAFSLTREFSLIFGGKIKQMTVRSPEGLWALVLPMMVTMGFALHVPILLYQWQLLPIWQALNVTVAGSLTLTSLIGAGTAAYLYLNDDISKPIQLPSKALQDFFAYDLYTEKFYRTTIVFVVGLVSQVIYWFDRYLVDGVINLVGLATIFGGETLKYNASGQTQFYFLSIFLGVILFVGMIFSNFII; the protein is encoded by the coding sequence ATGATAGAAGCTTTAAGTCAAACAATTTGGCTAGTTCCTTTATACGCACTAATGGGGGGCATACTTGCAATACCCTGGTCCCCTGGAATTATTCGGGAAACCGGTCCGAGGCCATCAGGTTATGTCAATATCTTGATGACTCTCATTGCCTTGATACATAGTTTAGTAACTTTAATAGAAACTTGGGGGAAACCTGCCAGTTATTTATCCTTTTCTTGGCTTCATGCTGCTGATTTAAACATCACTTTTGATATCGAAATTTCAACCATTACCCTTTCGGCATTAGTCTTAATTACTGCACTTAATTTATTAGCACAAATTTATGCCATTGGTTACATGGAAATGGACTGGGGATGGGCGAGATTTTACTCTTTGCTGGCTCTTTTTGAAGCAGGGATGTGTACTCTAGTTTTATGTAATTCCCTATTTTTCAGTTATGTTGTCCTAGAAATTTTAACGTTAGGGACTTATCTATTGATTGGGTTATGGTTCAATCAATCTTTAGTGGTAACTGGTGCTAGAGATGCCTTTTTAACCAAGCGGGTTGGGGACTTAATTCTACTCATGGGGGTAGTTGCTTTGTTACCTTTAGCCGGAACTTGGAATTATAACGAGTTGGCTATATGGGCGCAAACTGCTACCATAAGCCCGACTACAGCGACATTACTCTGTTTAGCCTTAATAGCCGGACCTTTAGCCAAATGCGCTCAATTTCCCTTGCATTTATGGTTAGATGAGGCCATGGAAGGGCCAATGCCGGCGACTATATTACGGAATACCGTTGTTGTCTCTACTGGTGCTTGGGTATTGATTAAATTACAACCAGTGTTAGCCTTATCTGGCATCGCTTCTAACTTTATGATTTGCGTAGGGGCAGTAACGGCTATTGGTGCTAGTTTAATTGCCATTGCTCAAATTGATATTAAGCGATCGCTGTCCTATTCGGTGAGTGCATACATGGGTTTGGTCTTCATTGCCGTGGGAACCCAACAGGATACAGTGGCGTTAAAATTATTGTTGACTTATGCGATCGCCATGTCGTTATTGGTGATGAGTGTGGGAGGTGTCGTATTAAACACCATTACCCAAGATTTAACCCAATACGGTGGTTTATGGTCCCGTCGTCCCCTTTCTGGCATCTGTTTCTTAGTTGGAGCAGCTTCACTGGTGGCGTTTCCGCCGTTGGGCTGTTTTTGGACATTGACAGAGATGGCCGATAACCTATGGTTGAGTTATCCTCAGTTAGTGGTGGTGATGCTGTTGGTAAATGGGTTAACAGCCTTTAGTCTTACCCGTGAGTTTAGCCTGATTTTTGGCGGAAAAATCAAACAAATGACGGTGCGATCGCCAGAAGGGTTATGGGCGTTAGTGTTGCCCATGATGGTAACAATGGGGTTTGCGCTGCACGTTCCCATTTTATTGTATCAATGGCAGTTATTACCGATTTGGCAAGCATTAAATGTGACCGTCGCCGGATCATTAACCCTTACCAGTTTAATCGGTGCCGGAACCGCAGCTTATCTTTATCTCAATGATGATATTTCTAAACCCATTCAGTTACCATCGAAAGCCTTACAAGACTTTTTTGCTTACGATCTGTACACCGAGAAATTTTATCGCACCACCATTGTTTTTGTTGTGGGTTTAGTGTCTCAAGTTATCTATTGGTTTGATCGTTATTTAGTAGATGGAGTGATTAACTTAGTAGGGTTAGCCACCATCTTCGGTGGCGAAACCTTAAAGTATAATGCTTCGGGTCAAACGCAATTCTACTTTCTGTCAATTTTTCTAGGAGTTATTCTCTTTGTTGGCATGATTTTTTCCAATTTCATTATTTAA
- a CDS encoding NADH-quinone oxidoreductase subunit M, whose protein sequence is MLSFLLWFPILGSIIIGLVPGKLESSRLRQITAILAFIIFGATVWLLTQFDLSDPSWQFSEYLPWSDFIGLSYSLGVDGLSLPLIALNSLLTIIAIYSIGENVERPRLYYALTLLINAGITGALAAQNLLLFVIFYELELIPFYLMIAIWGGEKRGYASTKFLLYTAVSGLLVLAAFLGIGFLNGASSFDYDIITTEGLALNTKLILLTVLLIGFGIKIPLVPLHTWLPDAYTEASPAVTILLGGILAKLGTYGLIRFGLQLFPDAWAIVAPGLAIIGTVSVLYGALSAIAQKDIKRMVAYSSIGHMGYILVAAAAGTQLSTLGAVAQMISHGLILALLFHLVGIVERKVGTRDLDVLNGLMNPIRGLPLTSALLITAGMASAGIPGLVGFAAEFIVFQGSFATFPIPTLLCIVASGLTAVYFVILLNRTCFGKLDNEKAYYPPVLPSETVPALVLTLIILVLGVQPNWLLKWIEPTTDLFVVKVHPIEQVAVNSTTIRP, encoded by the coding sequence ATGCTGAGTTTTTTACTTTGGTTCCCCATATTAGGGTCAATTATTATCGGGTTAGTGCCAGGAAAACTAGAGTCTTCTCGCTTGCGTCAAATTACTGCAATTTTAGCTTTCATTATTTTTGGGGCTACGGTTTGGTTATTAACACAATTTGATTTGAGTGATCCAAGCTGGCAATTTTCTGAATATTTACCCTGGTCTGATTTTATTGGTTTAAGCTACAGTTTAGGAGTTGATGGTTTATCTTTGCCTCTCATTGCTTTAAATAGTCTCTTGACAATTATTGCAATTTATAGTATTGGTGAAAATGTAGAAAGACCCCGTTTATACTATGCTTTGACTCTGTTAATTAATGCAGGAATTACCGGGGCATTAGCAGCACAAAACCTCTTATTATTTGTGATTTTTTATGAACTGGAATTAATTCCTTTCTATTTAATGATTGCTATTTGGGGAGGGGAAAAAAGAGGCTATGCGTCTACTAAATTTTTACTCTATACTGCTGTTTCTGGACTGTTAGTTTTAGCAGCATTTTTAGGCATTGGTTTTCTCAACGGTGCCAGCAGTTTCGACTACGACATTATCACCACAGAAGGGTTAGCATTAAACACCAAACTGATACTATTAACCGTTCTTTTAATTGGGTTTGGTATCAAAATTCCCTTAGTTCCTTTGCATACATGGCTCCCTGATGCGTATACAGAAGCCTCACCAGCCGTTACCATCTTATTAGGAGGAATTTTAGCAAAATTAGGAACTTATGGCTTAATTCGCTTTGGTTTGCAACTATTTCCTGATGCTTGGGCCATTGTTGCCCCAGGATTGGCGATCATAGGAACCGTGAGTGTGTTGTACGGGGCTTTAAGTGCGATCGCTCAAAAAGATATTAAACGCATGGTCGCCTACAGTTCCATTGGTCACATGGGTTATATTTTAGTAGCAGCGGCCGCAGGGACTCAATTAAGCACCCTTGGCGCAGTAGCCCAAATGATCAGTCATGGCTTAATTTTAGCCCTCTTGTTCCATTTAGTGGGCATTGTCGAGCGGAAAGTAGGGACCCGTGACTTAGATGTACTCAACGGGTTAATGAACCCCATACGGGGTTTACCTCTCACCAGTGCGTTGTTAATCACTGCAGGGATGGCCAGTGCCGGAATTCCTGGTTTAGTGGGCTTTGCTGCTGAATTTATCGTATTTCAGGGCAGTTTTGCCACATTTCCCATTCCGACCTTGCTCTGTATTGTTGCTTCTGGATTAACCGCCGTTTATTTTGTTATTCTGTTGAATCGTACTTGTTTCGGGAAATTAGACAACGAAAAGGCTTATTATCCCCCTGTTTTACCATCAGAAACTGTTCCTGCTCTGGTTCTCACCCTTATTATTCTAGTTCTCGGTGTACAACCTAACTGGTTACTCAAATGGATTGAACCGACAACCGATTTATTTGTCGTTAAAGTTCACCCAATAGAACAAGTTGCAGTGAACAGTACAACCATAAGACCGTAA
- a CDS encoding CO2 hydration protein — MTQATLNPTAKIPPSTHQFADIIHRLEAGGSMLPDTPENLMQIIGIYKAYAVPMDFYWRDLLYIAERVFLEPLPFFKYFLPQDYLDLHNHYAGDDADLRIWRGIASAHPELLEFMEKGKTGKMPKLFHHLNHDRINMEFAEACMRAMLWHGRDMGLGKFDAYLDSDEYKANADKAIKAYFKNNPAMLGLYKLFPEMFIEQVRQLSYYSNLGLFWEVMAPVFFEMSDIYDEGGFKGVPDAMNFLINGIFAIAGRPIYHHVYIGDECYEIIPKSKGFMWLYEAALPYVEAVFYRTAPFRGTKSYNAQAKQVPADQKDFHYGILYADVFPVGTAGIPPTLLMDDMYHFLPDYLKEYYQKHCRGEKDMLIQLGITFQRSMYNVTSAVIQALRTALLYPLDDENPKHLLKNRQFFESQMDRFLRPEARLRDIQSQSYR, encoded by the coding sequence ATGACACAAGCAACCCTTAACCCTACCGCAAAAATTCCCCCATCAACCCATCAATTTGCTGATATCATTCATCGCTTAGAAGCCGGGGGGTCCATGTTACCAGATACCCCAGAAAACCTAATGCAAATTATCGGCATTTATAAAGCCTATGCTGTGCCAATGGACTTCTATTGGCGAGACTTATTATATATTGCTGAAAGAGTCTTTTTAGAACCCCTTCCCTTCTTTAAATATTTCCTACCACAAGACTATTTAGACTTACACAATCATTATGCTGGTGACGATGCTGACTTAAGAATTTGGCGAGGAATAGCAAGCGCACACCCTGAACTTTTAGAGTTTATGGAAAAGGGAAAAACCGGAAAAATGCCTAAGCTATTTCATCATCTTAACCATGATCGCATTAATATGGAATTTGCAGAAGCTTGTATGCGAGCAATGTTATGGCATGGTCGAGATATGGGGTTAGGTAAGTTTGATGCTTACTTAGACAGCGATGAATATAAAGCCAATGCGGATAAAGCAATTAAAGCTTATTTTAAGAATAATCCTGCTATGTTAGGGTTATATAAATTGTTCCCTGAAATGTTCATCGAACAAGTCAGACAGTTATCTTATTATTCCAATTTAGGACTGTTTTGGGAAGTAATGGCCCCTGTCTTTTTCGAGATGTCTGATATTTATGATGAAGGTGGATTTAAAGGGGTTCCTGATGCCATGAATTTTTTAATTAATGGTATTTTTGCGATTGCTGGCCGTCCGATTTATCATCATGTTTATATTGGGGATGAATGTTACGAAATTATCCCGAAATCTAAAGGGTTTATGTGGCTGTATGAAGCAGCCTTACCCTATGTAGAAGCCGTGTTTTATCGGACTGCACCTTTTAGGGGAACTAAGTCTTATAACGCCCAAGCAAAACAAGTTCCAGCCGATCAAAAAGACTTTCATTATGGCATTTTATACGCCGATGTTTTTCCCGTAGGAACCGCAGGTATTCCGCCCACATTATTAATGGATGATATGTATCACTTTTTGCCTGATTATCTAAAAGAATACTATCAAAAACATTGTCGGGGTGAAAAGGATATGTTGATTCAATTAGGGATTACATTTCAGCGTTCGATGTACAATGTTACCTCTGCTGTCATTCAAGCGTTAAGAACCGCTTTACTCTATCCATTAGACGATGAAAATCCGAAACATTTACTCAAGAATCGTCAATTTTTTGAATCACAAATGGACAGATTTTTACGTCCAGAAGCCCGTTTAAGAGATATTCAAAGTCAATCTTACCGTTAA
- a CDS encoding alpha-D-glucose phosphate-specific phosphoglucomutase, translating to MTIRTVTTTPFDDQKPGTSGLRKAVPTFQKPHYLENFIQSIFDSLDGCEGQTLVVGGDGRYYNRQAIQVILKMAAANNIGRILVGCGGIFSTPAASAVIRKYNAFGGIILSASHNPGGPNGDFGVKYNVSNGGPAPEKVTNAIYECTKTINEYKILDAADINLDRPGSFKLGTMDVEVIDSVTPYVELMQQLFDFDKIKSMVSSDNFRMCMDSLHAVTGPYARALFEQYLGAKEGTVQNGTPLEDFGGGHPDPNLVYAHDLVDIMFGDNAPDFGAASDGDGDRNMILGKNFFVTPSDSLAVLTANATLVPGYEGGIAGVARSMPTSAAADRVAAKLGIDCYETPTGWKFFGNLLDAGKATLCGEESFGTGSNHIREKDGLWAVLFWLNILAVKGESVEKIVRDHWQEYGRNFYSRHDYEEVESGPANELMNRLRSMVGDMKGKTYGNYEVAYSDDFAYTDPVDGSVSEKQGIRIGFTDGSRIVFRLSGTGTKGATLRVYLESYEPDGSKHDVDTQEALSSLIELAEEIAQIKKFTGRDKPTVIT from the coding sequence ATGACAATTCGTACCGTTACTACAACCCCCTTTGATGACCAAAAACCAGGAACCTCTGGACTCCGAAAAGCAGTCCCCACCTTCCAAAAGCCTCATTATTTAGAAAACTTTATTCAGTCTATCTTCGACAGTCTCGATGGTTGCGAAGGTCAAACCCTGGTAGTGGGAGGGGATGGCCGCTATTATAACCGTCAAGCTATTCAAGTTATTCTGAAAATGGCTGCAGCTAACAACATCGGACGCATTTTAGTGGGTTGTGGGGGCATTTTCTCTACACCAGCAGCATCGGCGGTTATTCGCAAATATAATGCTTTTGGGGGCATTATTTTATCCGCCAGTCATAACCCTGGGGGCCCTAACGGAGACTTCGGGGTAAAATATAACGTCAGTAATGGTGGTCCGGCCCCGGAAAAAGTCACCAATGCTATCTATGAATGCACCAAAACCATTAACGAGTATAAAATTTTAGACGCAGCCGATATCAACTTAGATCGCCCCGGTTCCTTTAAACTAGGGACAATGGACGTAGAAGTAATAGACTCTGTAACCCCTTATGTGGAGTTGATGCAGCAATTATTTGACTTCGATAAAATTAAATCAATGGTAAGTTCTGATAACTTCAGAATGTGTATGGACTCCCTTCATGCTGTGACTGGTCCCTATGCGCGGGCCTTGTTTGAGCAATATTTAGGGGCAAAAGAAGGGACGGTACAAAACGGGACACCTTTAGAAGACTTTGGGGGAGGCCATCCCGATCCTAACTTAGTATATGCCCATGATCTCGTAGATATCATGTTCGGGGACAATGCGCCCGACTTTGGGGCTGCATCCGATGGAGACGGCGATCGCAATATGATCCTAGGGAAAAACTTTTTTGTTACCCCTAGCGATAGTTTAGCGGTGTTAACAGCCAATGCTACCCTAGTACCAGGGTATGAAGGCGGTATTGCAGGGGTAGCGCGATCGATGCCTACCAGTGCGGCCGCTGATCGGGTTGCTGCTAAACTGGGGATAGATTGTTATGAAACCCCCACCGGTTGGAAATTTTTTGGTAACTTATTAGACGCAGGAAAAGCCACCCTTTGCGGTGAGGAAAGTTTTGGCACTGGATCGAACCATATTCGTGAAAAAGACGGTCTTTGGGCCGTGCTGTTCTGGCTCAATATTTTAGCTGTTAAAGGGGAGTCCGTTGAAAAAATTGTCCGAGATCATTGGCAAGAATATGGCCGTAACTTCTATTCTCGTCATGACTACGAAGAAGTGGAGTCAGGCCCAGCTAATGAGTTAATGAACCGTCTGCGTTCTATGGTTGGGGACATGAAAGGTAAAACCTATGGCAACTACGAAGTTGCTTATAGTGATGATTTTGCTTATACTGACCCCGTAGACGGTAGCGTTAGCGAAAAACAGGGAATTCGGATCGGCTTTACAGATGGTTCTCGTATTGTGTTCCGCCTCTCAGGAACGGGAACCAAAGGAGCAACGTTACGGGTATATTTAGAAAGTTATGAACCGGATGGGAGTAAGCATGATGTGGACACCCAAGAAGCCTTATCATCTCTAATTGAATTAGCAGAAGAGATTGCCCAAATTAAGAAATTTACGGGACGAGATAAACCCACCGTTATCACCTAA